TTgcgtcaaatgcatttttaccttgactaaaatgtagAATCGTGAAGTTTCGTCGACAACCAATTGCTGACACCGGCCCCCAATGAGTGCCAATGTTTTCGCAAACAAGACGCATTGTTATGCACACTGCACACACGATGCAGAATATTCTCTGTTTCACCGTCCATAAAAGTGAATCAATATTGTCTATGCTTTTCAATGCACACTGAACGCCACaatcaacactgcacattttcaaagatgatgccactgttcctcgcacagaccACCACATGTGTTCACTACTtcaagataaacagccagccagcgtggcaaatatttcatcccgtagtttaccacacagctagatgctctctgacacatactacagccaATGTCGCCACTGTAACATCAAGTGTAAgcttagaaaaagaaagaaaacttgccccaaacaccgcacggcTGTACCGTGCTGAGGGATCAGCGGGGGGTGTTATACCAACCACACCTTTAACGTGCgccagtgacgtcacgctgtgacgtaccccagTAGAGGTCTATTGGTAATGTCAGATGACCACCACAGGCCTTGTCTATGAATCTGCTACAGCAGCCTCATCAGTACAACCGCCAGCGACAAACAGTGCATCTAATATACAGTTTCTAACTGAAAATGCCAAGTAGCTACACACATCACTGCACACATTATCTGACTACTTTCACAATCACAGAATCGAAATTTCCCATTTTTCAACTGTATTGAGCTTCCCTGGGAATTCAGTCTGTCAGTAATAAATTGCCCCCATTTACATAAATGTGTAGTGTCATAGGTGTCATACGCACGGGGAGTGCAGGACGGTGCCCCCCCAGCCACCTAAGAGGGAGGGGGGGAAAGCCAGCCCCATACAGAGATATAAATAGGGAGAAGGGGGCTTGCTACAGACCTTCGCCCCATTCCCCCTCCCTGAAGGGGAACACTGGGCATGCCTAAGTGTAGTGTGACGGTAAAAACTTCATATGGAGCTCACAGTTAAGCagctacaatgaaaaaaaaaataacatatgTGCTTGTAAAACTTGCAACACAGGCACCTGTACAATGTTTGCTTATATAATGAATTGTTCTGCAAAGATTCCCTGGATAGAAATATACATTGTGTAGTATTTTACTATGTAAATGCCAAGTCAGTACCTGTGAGTTCTTGTGACAATTAATAATAATTGTTTGTGATGTTTTGCACAAAATATTATGAACATTATCTTGCACAGTACctgaaaataaacatttttttttcttttgttgctcAACAATGTGGCTTATTCATACAGTAATGCTGCCCAATCAAACACCATGTTGTTGCACCACTCTGAATGTCACTTGTGTGAAATGAAGTTGAAGTTGGCTTTCTTACATGCTCGAGAATTTAGTGGTTGCACCTGCTGCTTTCTTCTATTTCCCACCATTCTTTGCAGAGCACGCTTACCATTATTCTACACATAACGCCAGATGCACCTTAAACCGGTGACCGCAGGGAAAAAAACAACACTGCATTGAATACTTGTGTACACAACTAAAGCTGCCCTTTTGTATTCTCAGCAGCACACACCACACCTGTTTGCGATTGTGATGACAGGTATGAGAGAGGGTCTGGTTAGTTGGGTTATTGTTCACAGCTGTGGCAGTGCAAGTGACGGACTGTCACATCCAAGTGTGGAGCACCGAAGAACACGCAAGCATCAGGAAGCcagaaaagagggaaaaaaaagaaggaagaggtGTTTCCAGAGGGAGGGGCCGGGCTCACCTTCGTGACCGTCTCCCAAAGGACGGGACGCCGAATTTGGGTGAGCAGCGTCGTCCATTCCAGACCCCTGGTACTGGTGTGGGGACCGCAGGGGACCGTTCGACGATGGGGGCCTCCCTGGCACCCACAGGCAAGACCACCATTGGTCAGTGCTCTAACCACCGCATGCCCACACCAGACAATTATGTCTATTAAACATCCCCAACACCAGTGCAATCTGACGCCAACATCATCGTGTGTTTGGTCCAGTGACTCAATGTGTGTAAGCTCATAATGACATGGCGATTATACTGCACCATTCACCAGCATTTCTTGCTTTAAATTAACGGCGAAAATTTTGAGCCTATAATTGACGAGCTGAACTGGTTTGAGATGGCTGCTTTGCATACTAGAGAGGCTAAACTTCTGATCAAGCACCACAGCAAGTGCTGCGTGGATGGTGTCTATAAAAAATGCACTGTACAAAAGCATCACCACCGGTACATTCAAAACTCATTATCACAATGATGTATGTTACATAAAAATAGCTTTGTAATATCCGAAAATTCATTATAgaggtttattcctaacactgtatctattgTGAGACcacttttcatttacttcgttataaccaatattttgttacatCTAGATTTGTTATATCTAGGCCTAAGTGTAGTTGCAAAGCTATGAAATATCATTCATATGCCAGCAATAAGAGTTCAATCCTTCCTGGACATTTCTGTCATGCTATCACTCATCCTGTACTGTGAATCTGCAGCACAGGTTTGGCAATACCAAGTGCAGAAATGCTTCATTTAATGCCCAACAATTAGTTCAAATCTGGTATTAGGTTGCAGCGCATGTACTAAATTACAGGTTGTTTGCAGGTCTACTTTGCGAGAGAATGCCTGAAATAGTGATAACTTCCACCTGCACACCTTCTAATATCCTGAAACTTGCGGCTGTCTCTAAGTGAACTACATGTTAGTTACATAGCGAGAGCTCGCAGGCAGATGGTGTAGACGTCCAATTGCAATGGTGTTCTTTGCTCCATTTTTGTCCCTACAGACTCAATGCAATCACGTTCTGCAGCAAATTTTTACCCAATGTAAGCCAAATCAAGAGAGGGGCTATCAACTTGTTTTAAAACACAAACTGGGGTGGCTAATGCTCAATCAAAATGCACAGAGCAAGTCCACGGGACGTGCAGTAGCAGTTATAAAATTTAAAATGGCTTTGCTACATAATGTACATAAGTTCTCCAGTTGATGAGGCGATGTCAATTAATGAAATCTAGCAGGTTTGCCATCTGCTTCACAATCCTGGCTGCACAATCAATCACTTATGTAAACCATTACAGACTACTCATTTAGCTAGCTGCTTACATGTGCAGTGTGATAGCATTGAGTTTGTATTTCCcacaagagacagaaaaaaataagTGACAAAAAATTTAGCAATAATAAAAGCTGCAACAAAGACTGTTAGTTAGCAGGCTCATCTTTATATCGCTGGTGCTTCAGTTTCATGCAGGAAGAAAGGCCCGTCAGCCATTTACACCATCACCGCAAGTAAGTGCTATAAAGTCAGTCATATTATGAAATGAATATGCACCACCACCACGCATACAAAAGCATGTTGTGCAAACAATGAAAGCACTTGGCCAGCTGTGCATCAGCCTGATGATGTACTGAACATAGTTTCTGAACCTTACATATTCTCAACATAAGTCGTAATGAGCGAGATCCTTCAAGGACTTAAAATGTCTTGATCTGGCAAGACATCCTATGTGTATAGCACTGGAATGATCTATAAAAAATTACGTGCTTGACTTTATAAATTTCAACTCATGCGATAATAAGCTTAAGCCTGAAATGACTGAAGGGAGATTGCAGAAAAAGTGGGGCACTCTATACACATGGTCTTGCGTTATAAAGCACTATATGGTACACATGTTTTCAGCTATCTGGTGCTGCTCACAAAATGAAGTTTAATGAGCTTCACTAGCTTGACTGTGGCAGAAGAGGAATTGTTCGAGGGGTTTGTTCCTTTGTTACAAAGCTTGTGAAATGAACAGACAACTACGCAAAGGAAAACACGGGGAAGATTATTCGTTGTTTTTTCTAAGTCGAGTGTGATAATATTTACATAGGTTGAAAGGAATGAAAGCGGACTTAAAATCACTCTTTACAGCATATGCGATTTGAACCCACAAGTTCTGGCGTTACAATGCCCTGTGCAAGCTTTTTCACGCTGCCATCTCAAAGCTGAAGCGTAACCGGCTATTGTGCGGGGATTTTGCAGCTTGCCACTGGGGTGCGTCATGCAAGTGAACACATGTGTTTCACTAAAGTGTGTGTTAATGGTAGGGcgacaaagagagaaagagagaggttgTGTCTACAGTGGCATTTAGCCATTTCCCTTGCTTTGGCCACGGCGTCCCTTGAAgcgtaaggtttttttttttttttcgttagtcGGTCTGCATTCTCCGAGAGTGGCCCACACTAACCAAAGAACTGGGGCCGAGTGAGGTCATTGAATTCTTCAGCGGCCATGTCTGGGTCGTCGACTTCGGTTGGGGGCGGCGACGGCGTGGGAGGAAGGGTTGGGGGAGGAGGGCAAGTGCAGTCACACGGGGGGCACACGCTCACCGGAGGAGATGCTGTCACACCTGATGCCCCCTGCAACACCCCTGTACCGAGCCAGGTCGAAAGAAGCGAGGTGTCACGAATGGTCGTGTGCATTGACACACCCAGCTTTCAACCTTGCtctgggattttttttcttttattgagcAACTGCAGCGTATCTGTTAACACTACCCTGATGTGCCACAGGGCAACATATTTTTCAAGTCAGAAAAACTGGGAATTAATGTTTTAAAATCCAAGTGAGCTTGCAAAGCCTCGCTAAAATTTGCTGCAGGAATAGTGGCGCAAGTTTTGCCTTTAAATAAATGTTAATTTAGCCATAGAAACATTAGCTATAGTTTCTCGCCACAATAAAACAAGTAATGCTTAGAAAATGACAAATATATTGCGGTCTTTTCTACTGTGTTCACTTTAGCTACTACCAATTCACATGCACCTATTTTACTTAAACATAACTTTCTGTGAAAATCTATGTTCTTTGGAACACTTAGCTATTTAAAATGCAAAAAATTACAATCAACTGTCAAGATTAACAAATATACCTCTAAATCCTGTCTACTCTCATTTCTTCTAAAtttagtctgaaaaaaaaaaagcaaaagcagcTGTGTGACAATCTTAAGTTGCACATGTCTCGtatattctcagctgtttgataAGTAAACTCACTTGGACTAAAGTCATTGTCCACAGACTTCTAACAAtgtacgaggaaaaaaaaagaatgaactaTAACAAAATGTGCTTGTCGTTGCTATTTCTAATGCCACACCAACACCGTGCAGTATGTGCAACAGCCCAATCAAGAATGCGGTGCTGAACTTGTGAGCCGTCGGGTGCCTCAGCCACATGGAAGGCCCAGGCTTTTAAAGAAAACAAAGTGTTCAATGCCTGTTTTTCTTCTGATTGCACTAGAAGTGAGTGAAAATTTACCTTGGCCACATCGGTGGTCCCATCCTTCTTCGATGTTCTGGACGTAGCTGTCCTTTTTTCTAACCCTGCAGAGAATGTGCATCACAGCTATTACTGATTTCGGCAAGAATAAAACGAGTGCAAATATGCCATGTTCAAAGATGTATACTCGACGCATACAGTCAAATAAATCGGGTACAGATAGGAGAACTATTACTGAAAGTGAGTCGACTGCCAGCTGGCATTTCATAGGGCAGTACAAGCACTATAAACGACAAGACGCGGAACGTGAAGTACATGTGATGAGCACTGGATGTTATATGGCCTTGTTCCAATACAATTacaagaacagaaagaaaagaaaaaggggggggggggtagctacATCATGTTTGTGTGCCATGAGTTTTCTGACACCAGCAATCAATTTCCTTTCTTGAGATTCGTAGAGCAGCTGCTCAAGCAGTAATTGGATGTCTCCTGTGTACGTTCCCAGTATACTGCATGTCCTGTGAAACTGTTGAGCGTGTTCTGTGATACTGTATGAGCGGGTAAACAACCGAGCGACGTCGGTATGTTAAAGGTGTGAAAGGAGCATACCTCAAGCTTGGGTTGACGCAAGTGCTTCGATCGCTGTCCCATGCGCAATAAGGGTCTTGGAGGGCCACGCAATCGCTGAAAGCAACAATATCAAGCATGAATCAGCAATGAACCCCCACACTGCAGCGGTTTCCATTGTGCAAATTTCGATTGCAATTACATGGTGTCTAGTCATACTGACTTGACGGGCCACAAACATATGTGTCCCTTGCTGGGTGCACCAGTTAAAGGTTCAATTATGCAAGGTATACAGATGTATCTTGTGCAAACAGCCCCACAGCCTAGATGCCAAAGttgaaaaaggaaagaaatgaatgGTATAGACTCACGCGCAGGTCGCTGCATAGCGATGGCAGCTGAAAAGCGGCACAGCCTGTATCTCCGAGTGGGTGACAACTACGAGGCGCCCTTGTGGCCGGTGCACCAGCAGGTTAGTGACAGGTGCCCCCTGGAACACCCCGACGTCCTCCACCAGTACTGGGTGGCCTCCCCCTGACTGCTGCTGCCGTGGTACGTTCACTGCCTTCAGCACTCGCCCAGTGTCTGCATGGGAATAAAAACCACTTCTAAATCTCTCTGCTATATAGGCCAACAacaactacactcaaacctcattataacgaattgtgtcttacatgaaaataagttcgttatatccgacACATTGCAGTAAGGGtacattcctaacactatatttattgcaatatcattcttcatttactttgttataaccagtGTTTTGTTACATCTGGGTTTGTTATCGAGGTTAAAGTGTAGCCTGCTCTCACACAAGCAGTAGCCTGCTAAAAATGTGATCCCTGTATGAAAAACGTAAATGCATAGTGCAGCCTCCTCCTACAGCCTGCTGCCTTCTCGAAGTTTCTTGTAGTTCACTGGACATATTTATGTGAAAGTGCACCCGCAGTCAAAAGCATGCCATGAAACACACCTGTTCCGATAAAGAGGACGTCGTACTTCTTGCCGCTCACAGTTTCTACTTGGGGGTCCACAGCAATGTATGTGAATCGGTACCTGCATAATAATCCATATATTGTGAGATCAAGCCCTACGACCACATGCACCACAAATTAGAACATCAGAAAAATAAGTGTGTATAGAAGCgggtggcattattcatgtcattaCATTGCAACTAACACATGAAACAATCAGTGAAATAAGAAACAGTTGTAGACTTGTGTAAGGGCTACATTTTATGTAGTTTCAAGAACATGTACAGAAAAGATGCTACAAAAATCCAGATCCAGCAGGAAAGATTAGGCAATGTTAAATGATTTTACAAGCTGAAAGGTTGTAGCTATTACTTGCAAGCATCCATGTAGACAACTACTGTGTGCTGAAAATTAATAATTAAGCTGGCttattgaagttttttttttctttgctgagcTATATCGATGACATTGCTATATTTAAGACTTGCAAGTGGCACGCACAGCCATGCACAATAAGATAAGATGTACATACATGCTTAGAGTTGTATAAAAATGGATTTATTTTTCACTGAAAAGTTCAGCATAATGCTATACGATTACAGCTACCGGCTCTAGAAATGTGCAAAGTTCTGTAAATTCAAGATGACAGACTTACTGGAAGCCTGTGTGCACCAAGATGGGCCGACCAAAGTGTGACGGAACTGCCTGGTCCATGAGCGGATGCTCCGTGATAAAGTTGAGTGTCACATCTGGTAGTGTCCTGGAGTCATTGACACACTAGAACACAGATGTACATCCAGAAGAATTAATTCGTGGCAGTTCCCCAAAGAAAGTGCACCTAACTATTGCTGAGCAAGGAAATGACAACAACAGGTGAAAGACATAAGTATCTGAACTGAGTGACGAATCTTCTTTGTCTTTATTTCATCATCGCTTCTCGCTACAGTAAATGAGTCTTGCTAATTAAGAAGTCAGAAGTTGCAAGTGACAATAGAACCAAACAATTTAAGAAGGCTATGCTAAAATGTAACTGAGCATTATTCTAGTCAGTTGGGCCCAATGCGTTTTTATGCAATGGTGATTGATGGTTTTGTAAGAAGCACGCCTTGGCGACCATCCTACATAGATAAGTTTGTACCATAAATCTGTCACATTGCACAAAAAATTAGTCTTCCTCACATCTGCAGCACACTTGCTGTGTGTGATGCCGTTAAAACAGTGTGCACGTACTACTTTCATAATAGCTTAATAACAGCTAAACGAGCGCTCACCTGGCCCGGCCTGGGCTCTGGAACCTTAGAGTTGACAATGGGCAGCCAGTTCGAGTTGATGTCATCCTGCCCCTTGAAACTGCCTTCAAATACCCGCTGAATGTCCTCCACACGGAATGCGCACACTGCTGATCCACTGATGCTGTTACTGTTGCAAGGAAGTGAACAGTGCCATGTGTACGGTACGACGCTTCAAGCAGCAAAACAAAAATAGGTGCTCCTCAGTCTTTGCTAAATGAAACTGCTATGGTCCACTGCTGCTCTGATGCAAAGGTTTTAATACACTGGGAGGCTGACAGGTCACTTCTGATCTTATAGGGCTTGTTTTCAGGGTACAACAATCAACCTAGGCAATTCACCTATATTATCTACCTGCTTTCCACTATTTTGTGCCACCTTATTATTACAGCAGCCCAAGAGATTCACAGCGATTTTTCTGCGATAGTCACTCAACTACGCATCAAATATACCCATGATAAATAACTGCAGAGCAAACACTATGGCGTCAGACATGCCAAATCTTAGTTAACATTGTAGTTGGGGGCCAGTGAGAAGTACAGATTTTATTTTTGGGGTGCGTAGCAGTTCGGCAGTTTACAAACGTGACGATTTATCTAGAAGGGCTGTGTATAGGCAATTCTGTGCATAGAAAGGTAAACATACTGTGGCGTGGTGAATACACTGTAGATGAGCTTGGCCTccttgccattgtagatgccgTCTACAATTGGGCTGGTCGATTCTGGAAAAAATGTTTTAGCATTCACATGTAATTACGTAAGTCTGCATAATGCAGCTAAGCATACACGTTGAAGCGTCTGATGATAAATCGAAGCACAGCTTGAAATGAGGTGCTAGAGTGCAGTGTAAGTACGCCATGTATTATGGTTCCGTATTAATATCCAGTGATACAAACTATAGCTGGCTTAAAGTGTGTGTTTCAACTTGCTCCTATCCATATGACATCTTAAATGCCACATTGAGAAAGCTGCACAAATAATAAAAAGTAATGAGTAGAATGGTACTGACAGCATAACAGCACTCATACATTTAATTTAAAAAAGCCACTGAAATCACACAAGTTTATTTCAGAAAACTTGGGGCAAGCATTTCTACCTATGTTAGTGGTTTTACTGAAACTAAGATGATGTTGCTTGGATGCAGACATTGCCATAGTAATGCACATTATTGTTGGAAACAATCTATCATGTGGAGCCTGTCAGTACACACAAGAAACTGCTCACACATAAAGACATAAGTGAACAGAGAAGAGGCTTACGTATTTCGTTGAAATAGAAAGGAATGTCTCCGCCAACGGAGCAGTTGAGTCGGGCCTTGAGGAAGGAGGTCCAGCGCTGCTGGAATTTGTGAGGCCCACCCTTGTCCCGAGTACACACCCTTGCTACACGGGAGTAGACAGTCTGTatgacaaagagagagaaagagaacaaaCAATCAAGGTCTTACAGTACAAAAGCAATATCTGAGTAGTCCAAATCTAGGAAACATGAGCTCTAGTAGAAACAACACCACTCCAGGAAAATTTAAAATGCGCCAGGGTCTCAGCAGATATCTCTTCGAATCAGGTGCCAACCAATGTTAAACACGGTCACTAGGTTACAAAGATCAGATTCGACATGTAGATAAGAATTTCGCAACTCCGTGAGACCATTATTAGCCATTTCATGACATTGTTAGCCTCAAGCAAGCATTTATAACATGCACCGAGAAACATTACCTGTTTACTATTGTCGAGAATGAGTAGCTTTCAACATGGAGTCTATGTGGTCCTCAAAAACAAGCAAGGATTTCTTTGAAAGTGTCAGAAGGTGCATGATATAAACAGGTACTGATGCCGCTGGCATTTTAGGCAATATCTAGTAAATTTGACTGTAAGGAAATTCTAGCTTCTTGTAATGTAAGAAATTCTGTAATGTAAGGAAATTCTAGCTTCTTGTGCATCCAGCTCTTGTCGATGCGTTAGAATCCTGCCACATGACATAACCGCAAGCATGCAAGGCTGAAAATGTAAATGACATTCACCTTGCCGCAGTTGATATATTCCACAGCTGACTCACGGAAGAAGAAATACACATAGTCTTCGTAGTGGATTGAGCTCACAAAGTTGGGGGCTGTGAAAGAAATATCAATTAGAGTTATGCAAAGTTCACGAAATACAAGTTAAGCTATGCTATAAATGTGGAAGCTGTTACGTCTCGTCCATTTTTTCCAGAGTATGTGGtcactccctcttttttttttgtcttacagCATTCCTTTTCCGCTCTAGTTCTTTCAAGTTAGCAGGAACAACTTGCAGAAAGTCCAACACTACTACTCCTGTTGAGTGAATTCCTCTGTTgtcctcatttttttcttcttgctggTTCGTGCTTGAAGTTATGTTGTATCTTTCTCTTGGTGGTTACATTGTTGAACGTTTCGTGCAGTGTGCTCTCACTACCGTCGTTCCATCAACTTTTCCAGCCATCGCCACAGTATACATGAGCATATATGAGTATACATGAGTATACATGAGTATATGTTAGCAAAATAcattgccttccttttttctcattGTTCAATTTGCCTTACCTGCAGTGTCATTCACTTAGTAGTAAGCTGCATTGTGTTACATGTTTGTAACGCTGAACCCATACATTAAACCTGAGTTTCTTCACACACGTTCAAGAATGCTAATAACCACCCTACTGAAGGCAAGTATATCCGTGCATGTGTAAACGTATGCGTAGATATCATCAAATGAATGAACAAATGCCCCTAGCAGGTATGACACATCTGTTTTTGCAGGTCTGCAAAACAGGCCAAATAAAGTCAGGTAAAATAAAACCAGGTCAAGTAAAGGTGAAAAGCAAATTGCATGTGAAATGAGTGCACCTCCCCTTACCTCTGCTTACAGTTACCTACAGTTAGCACCTCAATTAAGAAGCACTAATAAAGCTTTAAAAAAATAGAGCTTGTACTGAAATAAACATGATACTCACCATTCAGGTGCTTTAGGTCAAAGGGTTCAGTCCTGAGTGGTTTTCTGTAGATGAGCGGGTCTGCCCCCGAAAGCTGGCCAACAGTGGCCACGTACAGGTCACCGTCTTGAAGGAGGCAAAGAAAAATGGGTATCTCGCAAAAGGTCGTAACCTTACAAATATATTTTTCATGCAGATGTGCATGGCATTTCATTTTGTATATAACGGGGCACTAAATATTCAAAATTAGTGCACATTCATCACCACAGGTTAACTTGTGCGAATGTGCAAGTATACAGTCATGCTACCACGTCACGATGAGGCACAACTCATAAGCAGGCACCACTACACAGATGCACACCTTGTTTGATATGTTAACGGGACACCAAACATCATAGAAGTCGCTCACTTCAATGCTTAGAATTTATTGTTGTACTAAGTATGTGGTGTTCATGCACATGATGGTATCATGCCGTACTGAAGAGCCACAACAGGTGTATTTACCTGTCCTCCTTGACAAGGGACCTGAATGTCCCAGGCAGCATGTTTACAAACAGAACATAACAAAGATCCACTCAGCTGAGACACTTGTGAGACACGTTTAGCACAATGGCATACGCAAGACCACCATAGGGCCAACGCAAAGTTATGGAAACAAAGCACAGAAATGCATGAAGAAAGTTAGATTTACTGTTTGTGCAGCAGCAATAGTAGCAATAAAGAGAGTTTTCGTAggaatgattttttttctcctccatTTGCTTGACTGTAGCTCTTTTAAAGCTTATTATTGAAACTAAACATAATAAATGGAACTAGCCTACAATTGTGAATGCCACCAAGGTAAACAAGTCCAATGCCAATGTCATATGAAGAGAGGCAACGAATGTTTGAAAGCATATGACATAGCTAAGTCGACGCATATTCATACTGCCCCTTTAAGGAATGTGTAGATTTATACCGTCAATGCTACTTCAAGCTGCTCCAGCAGCTAAAAAAAATATCGACATTCATCTTTCTAAATGCAATGACTTACTGTCTTATTATTCCCCTCGCGCCTCCTTTCCTTTTTCGCAGAAAAGGCTTATCTAAGCAAACTCGAAGGTGCTTCAAATGCC
Above is a window of Rhipicephalus microplus isolate Deutch F79 chromosome 1, USDA_Rmic, whole genome shotgun sequence DNA encoding:
- the LOC119159755 gene encoding semaphorin-1A isoform X3 is translated as MGRLPARGACSPPPRWPTSWLSPLRLAGALAAALVLALAEPAHAAWQDALVAKKTVAQLPPDLIGKFRGNQTHSDHFRLLEQDGHNLLVGARNVVYNISLTSLELQKKLEWFSESKDIDMCKLKGKSEEACQNYIRVLARKSETVIFVCGTNAYKPRCRDYVISPDGEYSVKEQVPGEGLCPFDPKNNSTAIFAGPLSRRTDGDLYVATVGQLSGADPLIYRKPLRTEPFDLKHLNAPNFVSSIHYEDYVYFFFRESAVEYINCGKTVYSRVARVCTRDKGGPHKFQQRWTSFLKARLNCSVGGDIPFYFNEIQSTSPIVDGIYNGKEAKLIYSVFTTPHNSISGSAVCAFRVEDIQRVFEGSFKGQDDINSNWLPIVNSKVPEPRPGQCVNDSRTLPDVTLNFITEHPLMDQAVPSHFGRPILVHTGFQYRFTYIAVDPQVETVSGKKYDVLFIGTDTGRVLKAVNVPRQQQSGGGHPVLVEDVGVFQGAPVTNLLVHRPQGRLVVVTHSEIQAVPLFSCHRYAATCADCVALQDPYCAWDSDRSTCVNPSLRVRKKDSYVQNIEEGWDHRCGQGRPPSSNGPLRSPHQYQGSGMDDAAHPNSASRPLGDGHEGAVAGSSLHGDQRTGASSQFYTAETLAIAVTTSIVASLVVGFISGYIFSRRCRSDEEAEETCPPDDYSRYLDRGGDPHSEGFLSSTHNHAKPINLVLNVPPKNGKNANSSADNKPLQKVKKIYL
- the LOC119159755 gene encoding semaphorin-1A isoform X4, giving the protein MGRLPARGACSPPPRWPTSWLSPLRLAGALAAALVLALAEPAHAAWQDALVAKKTVAQLPPDLIGKFRGNQTHSDHFRLLEQDGHNLLVGARNVVYNISLTSLELQKKLEWFSESKDIDMCKLKGKSEEACQNYIRVLARKSETVIFVCGTNAYKPRCRDYVISPDGEYSVKEQVPGEGLCPFDPKNNSTAIFAGPLSRRTDGDLYVATVGQLSGADPLIYRKPLRTEPFDLKHLNAPNFVSSIHYEDYVYFFFRESAVEYINCGKTVYSRVARVCTRDKGGPHKFQQRWTSFLKARLNCSVGGDIPFYFNEIQSTSPIVDGIYNGKEAKLIYSVFTTPHNSISGSAVCAFRVEDIQRVFEGSFKGQDDINSNWLPIVNSKVPEPRPGQCVNDSRTLPDVTLNFITEHPLMDQAVPSHFGRPILVHTGFQYRFTYIAVDPQVETVSGKKYDVLFIGTDTGRVLKAVNVPRQQQSGGGHPVLVEDVGVFQGAPVTNLLVHRPQGRLVVVTHSEIQAVPLFSCHRYAATCADCVALQDPYCAWDSDRSTCVNPSLRVRKKDSYVQNIEEGWDHRCGQGAVAGSSLHGDQRTGASSQFYTAETLAIAVTTSIVASLVVGFISGYIFSRRCRSDEEAEETCPPDDYSRYLDRGGDPHSEGFLSSTHNHAKPINLVLNVPPKNGKNANSSADNKPLQKVKKIYL
- the LOC119159755 gene encoding semaphorin-1A isoform X2 — translated: MGRLPARGACSPPPRWPTSWLSPLRLAGALAAALVLALAEPAHAAWQDALVAKKTVAQLPPDLIGKFRGNQTHSDHFRLLEQDGHNLLVGARNVVYNISLTSLELQKKLEWFSESKDIDMCKLKGKSEEACQNYIRVLARKSETVIFVCGTNAYKPRCRDYVISPDGEYSVKEQVPGEGLCPFDPKNNSTAIFADGDLYVATVGQLSGADPLIYRKPLRTEPFDLKHLNAPNFVSSIHYEDYVYFFFRESAVEYINCGKTVYSRVARVCTRDKGGPHKFQQRWTSFLKARLNCSVGGDIPFYFNEIQSTSPIVDGIYNGKEAKLIYSVFTTPHNSISGSAVCAFRVEDIQRVFEGSFKGQDDINSNWLPIVNSKVPEPRPGQCVNDSRTLPDVTLNFITEHPLMDQAVPSHFGRPILVHTGFQYRFTYIAVDPQVETVSGKKYDVLFIGTDTGRVLKAVNVPRQQQSGGGHPVLVEDVGVFQGAPVTNLLVHRPQGRLVVVTHSEIQAVPLFSCHRYAATCADCVALQDPYCAWDSDRSTCVNPSLRVRKKDSYVQNIEEGWDHRCGQGVLQGASGVTASPPVSVCPPCDCTCPPPPTLPPTPSPPPTEVDDPDMAAEEFNDLTRPQFFGRPPSSNGPLRSPHQYQGSGMDDAAHPNSASRPLGDGHEGAVAGSSLHGDQRTGASSQFYTAETLAIAVTTSIVASLVVGFISGYIFSRRCRSDEEAEETCPPDDYSRYLDRGGDPHSEGFLSSTHNHAKPINLVLNVPPKNGKNANSSADNKPLQKVKKIYL
- the LOC119159755 gene encoding semaphorin-1A isoform X1, producing MGRLPARGACSPPPRWPTSWLSPLRLAGALAAALVLALAEPAHAAWQDALVAKKTVAQLPPDLIGKFRGNQTHSDHFRLLEQDGHNLLVGARNVVYNISLTSLELQKKLEWFSESKDIDMCKLKGKSEEACQNYIRVLARKSETVIFVCGTNAYKPRCRDYVISPDGEYSVKEQVPGEGLCPFDPKNNSTAIFAGPLSRRTDGDLYVATVGQLSGADPLIYRKPLRTEPFDLKHLNAPNFVSSIHYEDYVYFFFRESAVEYINCGKTVYSRVARVCTRDKGGPHKFQQRWTSFLKARLNCSVGGDIPFYFNEIQSTSPIVDGIYNGKEAKLIYSVFTTPHNSISGSAVCAFRVEDIQRVFEGSFKGQDDINSNWLPIVNSKVPEPRPGQCVNDSRTLPDVTLNFITEHPLMDQAVPSHFGRPILVHTGFQYRFTYIAVDPQVETVSGKKYDVLFIGTDTGRVLKAVNVPRQQQSGGGHPVLVEDVGVFQGAPVTNLLVHRPQGRLVVVTHSEIQAVPLFSCHRYAATCADCVALQDPYCAWDSDRSTCVNPSLRVRKKDSYVQNIEEGWDHRCGQGVLQGASGVTASPPVSVCPPCDCTCPPPPTLPPTPSPPPTEVDDPDMAAEEFNDLTRPQFFGRPPSSNGPLRSPHQYQGSGMDDAAHPNSASRPLGDGHEGAVAGSSLHGDQRTGASSQFYTAETLAIAVTTSIVASLVVGFISGYIFSRRCRSDEEAEETCPPDDYSRYLDRGGDPHSEGFLSSTHNHAKPINLVLNVPPKNGKNANSSADNKPLQKVKKIYL